In the genome of Neodiprion pinetum isolate iyNeoPine1 chromosome 2, iyNeoPine1.2, whole genome shotgun sequence, one region contains:
- the Sas-4 gene encoding centromere protein J: MMALEASIVERLQELRRWQVQQQERLLQHQQEQRETLSREQVRMYQALGLSVQDISGEENRSIDPVFKDSLEENCVIDTATMKHENLLKILPANADPIKHLSPQRQHELPYDSSFSSPHQHIVPDKKSVDTPEATQLSKNFEKQVFELCIDDSLSIAARSDASDNLDAIANDKKDSREVNFRTELKEACKSIPELLIEGVEPLPPDKPKRKSIIIDDIPVPSPKKDFHTLLEERLRESENEKSINGTNAKKPVKRPFLKKGQGLARFRSGAAACSSSQRSRPRTMSLPSTVKMENGKNVKPHSDKPGEISKSVKKVAQKTVSVQKNCFPNIPNRAQSRLSLKNVKPPVRVRSKSMCNPREPQTENNTKHDTSDIESRTKRELEEVRIFELLEEKAENSSFCSTSSTVVALLQQSVQSTPLKSKSVSKNKVSTLAQKWRSKEHDINEDLLLAEIVYTTQSNNSATTYTKHQQREMSENSPLGRDILNLENQATDKYEMLEIFDENSAENICELPYGTDVDPNYGTDYQISEEAHCENERNIDHQVNYEKNTSLHVRFSEYNEYKTMTDTSTISMVSEASRNYSDQRAWSDCSVTTDSSDADESTSVIGNNQIRSLKGSMEMPSKVIQPRQMNSKNYTNHYYNDNSSSDLNQNQQEEFNVKEQSEEKHRDDDINISDSASENYDKSENSESENSETENEGLSLADATLIEEELTSMQTGEENGLTFKSELLKIRLLELEREIEIFRKENITVTTLKEKLQEERKTLERNLKEKEAHFEERKQRLENATQEERKRLAREKAALENRLKDAYVKAQQNKQERQEVQSLKDQLEELRDEMNQKESRWNAAQARHRSQVRILQSENSKLKQEVQKLQNTRKSTTKVRLHSKSVIPSNTKAIHQINKALESQKHLPRKQDSSSDEDAFLVQPMMEAMHLDELNNEDCDQVNSDGSKMIVYDRSQLGSKKRNCTARKRDLYENLLKDATIGLKENEEATQKAVQGMENEKNSFKCNELIARPLHEANQARDLSDRNNFEQRDSLSKGESESMIGKIIDADNEEGNDGYANKKNSSLKSSASSKETIGTFKRQKSPNDKNGVKVDKQGIKEVRHADGRVEFWYANGNVKKISADGMVTKLIYYNGDVCESREDGSVKYFYATTRTWHTTMPDGLEILEFPDGQVERRSKDGTVEVSFPDGSVRILQSNGTEKWALPDGTLAETSADGEKLLILPNGQREVHTKDHKRREYPDGTVKLVYPDGSQETRYAGGRVRLKDKDGNLLMDSQHL, encoded by the exons ATGATGGCCTTGGAAGCATCAATAGTGGAACGTCTCCAAGAGTTGAGACGCTGGCAAGTGCAGCAGCAAGAAAGATTGCTTCAACACCAGCAAGAGCAACGTGAAACCTTGAGCCGTGAACAAGTCCGCATGTATCAAGCACTGGGCTTGTCTGTTCAAGACATAAGCGGCGAAGAAAATAGAAGTATTGATCCTGTTTTCAAAGATTCCCTAGAAGAAAACTGTGTGATTGATACAGCTACAATGAAACATGAGAATCTCCTGAAAATTCTTCCTGCAAATGCTGACCCTATAAAACACTTGTCACCTCAAAGGCAGCACGAATTGCCCTATGATTCTAGCTTTAGTTCACCCCATCAACATATCGTACCTGACAAAAAGAGTGTAGATACTCCTGAAGCTACTCagttgtcaaaaaattttgaaaaacaggtttttgAACTATGTATTGATGATTCGTTGAGCATTGCTGCAAGATCAGATGCTTCAGATAATTTGGATGCCATTGCTAATGATAAAAAGGATAGCAGGGAAGTTAACTTTAGGACAGAGTTAAAGGAGGCTTGTAAAAGTATTCCAGAATTATTAATCGAAGGTGTAGAACCATTGCCACCAGACAAGCCTAAAAGGAAGTCCATCATTATAGACGATATTCCCGTTCCATCTCCAAAAAAGGATTTCCACACTTTGCTTGAGGAGAGATTAAGGgaatctgaaaatgaaaagtcaATCAATGGTACTAACGCCAAGAAACCGGTGAAAAgaccatttttaaaaaaaggtcAAGGATTGGCCAGATTCAGATCGGGTGCAGCGGCCTGTAGCAGTTCACAACGTTCAAGGCCACGTACCATGTCACTGCCTAGTACGGtcaaaatggaaaatggaaagaatGTAAAACCCCATTCTGATAAACCTGGGGAAATATCAAAATCTGTGAAGAAGGTAGCCCAAAAAACCGTTTCAGTACAGAAGAATTGTTTTCCTAACATTCCGAACAGAGCTCAGAGCAGGTTGAGTCTGAAAAACGTGAAACCACCTGTCAGAGTTCGTAGCAAATCGATGTGCAATCCACGGGAACCACAAACGGAGAATAATACCAAACATGACACCTCAGACATTGAATCTAGGACTAAAAGAGAGCTTGAAGAAGTAAGAATTTTTGAACTTCTCGAGGAGAAGGCTGAGAATTCTAGTTTTTGTTCGACATCAAGCACAGTTGTTGCTTTGCTGCAACAATCCGTTCAATCAACGCCACTTAAATCTAAAAGCGTTAGCAAAAATAAGGTTTCGACGTTGGCACAGAAATGGAGAAGTAAAGAGCACGATATTAATGAAGATTTGCTACTCGCCGAAATAGTTTACACAACACAGAGCAATAATTCTGCTACTACCTACACGAAACATCAGCAAAGAGAAATGTCCGAAAATTCGCCACTCGGAAGAGACATATTAAACTTGGAGAATCAGGCGACTGATAAATATGAGatgcttgaaattttcgacGAAAATTCAGCTGAAAATATCTGTGAACTTCCGTATGGTACTGATGTTGATCCTAATTACGGAACTGACTATCAAATAAGTGAGGAAGCTCATTGTGAAAATGAGAGAAATATTGACCATCAAGttaattacgaaaaaaatactaGTCTGCATGTTCGATTTTCAGAATATAACGAGTACAAGACAATGACTGATACTTCCACTATATCAATGGTATCTGAAGCATCACGAAATTATTCTGATCAGAGGGCGTGGAGCGATTGTTCGGTCACTACGGATTCTTCAGATGCTGATGAATCCACTTCTGTTATCGGAAATAATCAAATTAGAAGCTTGAAGGGCTCCATGGAGATGCCATCCAAAGTTATCCAACCACGGCAAATGAATTCTAAAAATTACACAAATCATTATTACAATGACAATTCATCTTCAGATCTAAATCAAAATCAGCAAGAAGAGTTTAATGTTAAAGAACAGTCTGAGGAAAAACATCGTGATGATGATATCAATATTTCAGATTCAGCATCAGAGAACTAtgataaaagtgaaaactcAGAAAGTGAAAACTCAGAAACTGAAAACGAAGGCTTGTCATTAGCAGACGCGACTTTGATCGAAGAAGAGTTGACTTCAATGCAAACGGGAGAAGAGAATGGCTTGACATTCAAATCAGagcttttaaaaattcgattacTGGAATTGGAACGAGAGATCGAGATTTTCAGAAAGGAAAATATAACAGTAACAACGCTGAAAGAAAAGCTGCAGGAGGAACGGAAAACATTGGAGCGTAATTTGAAGGAAAAAGAGGCCCATTTCGAAGAACGTAAACAAAGGTTGGAGAACGCTACCcaagaagagaggaaaagatTGGCTAGAGAAAAAGCAGCTCTAGAGAATCGGTTGAAAGATGCATACGTCAAGGCTCAGCAGAACAAACAGGAACGGCAAGAAGTTCAAAGTCTGAAAGATCAATTAGAGGAATTGAGAGATGAAATGAACCAGAAAGAAAGCAGATGGAATGCCGCTCAAGCCAGGCACAGAAGTCAGGTGAGAATTTTACAGTCGGAAAATTCAAAGCTGAAGCAGGAAGTTCAGAAACTTCAAAATACACGAAAATCAACAACGAAAGTAAGGCTTCATAGTAAAAGTGTTATACCTTCAAACACCAAAGCTATACATCAAATAAACAAGGCGTTAGAATCACAAAAGCATCTGCCACGAAAGCAGGACTCGTCTTCTGACGAGGATGCATTTCTGGTGCAACCAATGATGGAGGCGATGCATTTGGACGAGTTGAACAATGAGGATTGTGACCAAGTGAATTCCGACGGAAGCAAAATGATCGTTTATGACAGAAGCCAGCTGGGATCAAAGAAGAGAAACTGTACTGCAAGGAAGCGAGACTTGTATGAAAACCTACTAAAAGATGCAACTATAGGCTTGAAAGAGAATGAGGAAGCCACGCAGAAGGCAGTCCAAGGcatggaaaatgaaaagaattcaTTTAAATGTAACGAGCTGATTGCAAGACCTTTACACGAAGCAAATCAAGCGAGAGATTTGTCTgatagaaataatttcgagCAAAGGGACAGCCTTTCGAAAGGTGAGAGTGAGAGCatgattggaaaaataattgacgCCGATAATGAAGAAGGAAATGATGGTTATGCCAACAAAAAGAATTCATCACTGAAAAGTTCCGCGAGCAGCAAGGAAACCATAGGTACTTTCAAAAGACAAAAGTCGCCGAATGACAAGAATGGGGTGAAAGTAGACAAACAAGGTATAAAAGAAGTGCGACATGCAGATGGTCGCGTTGAGTTCTGGTATGCAAATGGCAATGTCAAGAAAATTTCTGCTGACGGCATGGTCACAAAGTTGATTTACTATAACGGAGATGTTTGCGAGAGCAGGGAAGAcggcagcgttaaatactttTATGCCACTACAAGAACCTGGCACACCACAATGCCCGACGGACTGGAAATTCTGGAATTTCCTGA TGGACAGGTGGAAAGGAGATCAAAGGATGGAACTGTAGAAGTATCGTTCCCTGATGGTTCCGTCAGAATATTGCAGTCCAACGGGACAGAAAAATGGGCTCTCCCAGACGGAACTTTAGCCGAAACTTCAGCAGATGGTGAAAAACTCCTCATTTTGCCTAATGGCCAGCGGGAAGTCCATACGAAGGATCACAAA AGGCGGGAGTATCCGGATGGAACAGTAAAATTGGTCTATCCAGACGGTTCCCAGGAAACACGGTATGCTGGTGGCAGAGTAAGACTCAAAGACAAAGACGGAAACCTTCTCATGGACTCGCAGCATCTGTAA
- the lace gene encoding serine palmitoyltransferase 2, with amino-acid sequence MPLVNNMAATRFRVAFAATQDEDPEISLKNGIATHPAIGNGKLNGYASLASDLHVRKRRVVDTPTSYKSKESFEKISFITSALTHLGFYFLMFLGFVNQLLFTPKVAQEQNRKGYAPLYDQFEVFYLRYVYRRIRDCWNRPISSVPGAEVTLKDRVTHDYGWSFKFTGTETRCINLGSYNYLGFAESSGKCAEQSIQTLKKYGCASCSTRLELGNMPIHNELEKLTAKFLGVEDAIVFGMGFATNSLNLPSLITKGCLVLSDEKNHASLILGLRLSGAVTKVFKHNNTNHLERCLREAIVHGQPGSGKPWKKIFIIVEGIYSMEGSIVHLPDILKLKKKYKAYLYLDEAHSTGAMGTHGRGVCDYYGIDSRQVDILMGTFTKSFGSAGGYIAGTKELIDHLRVHSHGHTYASSMSPPVAQQIITSMRIIAGEDGTDAGRNRTKQLARNTRYFRRRLNQIGVIIYGNMDSPVVPMMVYLYSKIGTVVRTLTGHGIATVGVGFPATPLMAGRIRFCLSAAHTKEQLDYVLKNIEEIADTLGLRYSRKPRDPNPIEYYSDSETE; translated from the exons ATGCCTCTTGTGAATAACATGGCTGCCACACGGTTTCGCGTTGCATTCGCCGCCACTCAGGATGAAGACCCTgaaatatcgttgaaaaacgGCATTGCCACCCACCCGGCTATTGGGAACGGAAAACTAAACGGTTATGCAAGCCTCGCGAGCGATCTTCACGTTCGG aaacgaAGAGTTGTTGACACACCAACAAGCTACAAGTCGAAAGAATCgttcgaaaaaatatctttcataACATCGGCTCTTACCCACCTTGGATTTTACTTCTTAATGTTCTTAGGCTTTGTTAATCAATTACTGTTCACGCCGAAAGTGGCTCAAGAACAAAACAGAAAG GGTTACGCTCCACTCTATGATCAATTTGAGGTATTCTACCTACGATATGTTTACCGGAGAATTCGCGACTGTTGGAATCGACCAATTTCCTCCGTACCCGGTGCAGAAGTTACGCTAAAAGACCGAGTTACTCACGATTACGGCTGGTCCTTCAA ATTCACAGGAACGGAAACCCGGTGTATAAATTTAGGCTCTTACAACTACCTCGGATTTGCAGAATCATCTGGGAAATGTGCAGAGCAAAGCATCCAGACGCTCAAGAAGTATGGCTGTGCCAGCTGTAGCACGCGTCTGGAACTAG GTAACATGCCAATTCACAATGAACTGGAGAAATTAACTGCCAAATTTCTCGGGGTTGAAGATGCAATTGTATTTGGAATGGGATTCGCGACAAACTCTCTTAACTTACCATCCCTCATTACCAAGGGGTGCCTAGTTCTCAGCGACGAAAAAAACCACGCCTCTCTTATCCTCGGACTTCGATTATCAGGTGCCGTTACCAAGGTCTTCAAACACAATA ATACAAATCATCTCGAAAGGTGTTTGCGGGAAGCAATTGTACATGGGCAACCCGGTAGCGGCAAGCCATGGAAAAAGATATTCATTATCGTCGAGGGTATTTATTCCATGGAAGGCTCCATCGTTCACCTTCCTGACATTTtgaaactgaagaaaaaatacaag GCCTATCTGTACCTCGATGAAGCGCACAGCACTGGCGCTATGGGGACCCATGGTAGAGGGGTTTGCGACTATTATGGAATCGATTCTCGACAGGTCGACATACTTATGGGAACTTTCACGAAAAGTTTTGGTTCTGCTGGCGGGTACATAGCTGGCACTAAG GAACTTATTGATCATTTACGAGTACACAGTCATGGACATACCTACGCCTCGTCCATGTCACCACCAGTGGCACAGCAAATTATCACTTCAATGCGTATCATAGCTGGAGAGGACGGCACAGACGCGGGACGCAATCGCACGAAACAGCTTGCCAGAAACACAAGATATTTCAGACGCAGGCTCAATCAGATCGGCGTGATTATTTATGGTAACATGGATTCGCCAGTAGTGCCTATGATGGTTTATCTCTACTCAAAAATCGG aacCGTGGTGCGAACGCTGACAGGGCACGGAATCGCAACGGTTGGCGTCGGTTTTCCAGCCACTCCGCTTATGGCGGGCAGAATACGTTTCTGCCTATCAGCGGCGCATACAAAGGAACAGTTAGACTAC GttttaaaaaacattgaaGAAATTGCTGACACGCTGGGCCTCAGATATTCGAGGAAACCACGCGATCCAAATCCGATAGAATATTACTCAGACAGCGAAACCGAATGA